One part of the Arabidopsis thaliana chromosome 1 sequence genome encodes these proteins:
- the MEA gene encoding SET domain-containing protein, with protein MEKENHEDDGEGLPPELNQIKEQIEKERFLHIKRKFELRYIPSVATHASHHQSFDLNQPAAEDDNGGDNKSLLSRMQNPLRHFSASSDYNSYEDQGYVLDEDQDYALEEDVPLFLDEDVPLLPSVKLPIVEKLPRSITWVFTKSSQLMAESDSVIGKRQIYYLNGEALELSSEEDEEDEEEDEEEIKKEKCEFSEDVDRFIWTVGQDYGLDDLVVRRALAKYLEVDVSDILERYNELKLKNDGTAGEASDLTSKTITTAFQDFADRRHCRRCMIFDCHMHEKYEPESRSSEDKSSLFEDEDRQPCSEHCYLKVRSVTEADHVMDNDNSISNKIVVSDPNNTMWTPVEKDLYLKGIEIFGRNSCDVALNILRGLKTCLEIYNYMREQDQCTMSLDLNKTTQRHNQVTKKVSRKSSRSVRKKSRLRKYARYPPALKKTTSGEAKFYKHYTPCTCKSKCGQQCPCLTHENCCEKYCGCSKDCNNRFGGCNCAIGQCTNRQCPCFAANRECDPDLCRSCPLSCGDGTLGETPVQIQCKNMQFLLQTNKKILIGKSDVHGWGAFTWVSNHVNIRISLIVIGAFITLFFF; from the exons ATGGAGAAG GAAAACCATGAGGACGATGGTGAGGGTTTGCCACCCGAACTAAATCAGATAAAAGAGCAAATCGAAAAGGAGAGATTTCTGCATATCAAG AGAAAATTCGAGCTGAGATACATTCCAAGTGTGGCTACTCATGCTTCACACCATCAATCGTTTGACTTAAACCAGCCCGCTGCAGAGGATGATAATGGAGGAGACAACAAATCACTTTTGTCGAGAATGCAAAACCCACTTCGTCATTTCAGTGCCTCATCTGATTATAATTCTTACGAAGATCAAGGTTATGTTCTTGATGAGGATCAAGATTATGCTCTTGAAGAAGATGTACCATTATTTCTTGATGAAGATGTACCATTATTACCAAGTGTCAAGCTTCCAATTGTTGAGAAGCTACCACGATCCATTACATGGGTCTTCACCAAAAG TAGCCAGCTGATGGCTGAAAGTGATTCTGTGATTGGTAAGAGACAAATCTATTATTTGAATGGTGAGGCACTAGAATTGAgcagtgaagaagatgaggaagatgaagaagaagatgaggaagaaatcaagaaagaaaaatgcgAATTTTCTGAAGATGTAGACCGATTTATATG GACGGTTGGGCAGGACTATGGTTTGGATGATCTGGTCGTGCGGCGTGCTCTCGCCAAGTACCTCGAAGTGGATGTTTCGGACATATTG GAAAGATACAATGAACTCAAGCTTAAGAATGATGGAACTGCTGGTGAGGCTTCTGATTTGACATCCAAGACAATAACTACTGCTTTCCAGGATTTTGCTGATAGACGTCATTGCCGTCGTTGCATG ATATTCGATTGTCATATGCATGAGAAGTATGAGCCCGAGTCTAGATCC AGCGAAGACAAATCTAGTTTGTTTGAGGATGAAGATAGACAACCATGCAGTGAGCATTGTTACCTCAAG GTGAGGAGTGTGACAGAAGCTGATCATGTGATGGATAATGATAACTCTATATCAAACAAGATTGTGGTCTCAGATCCAAACAACACTATGTGGACGCCTGTAGAGAAGGATCTTTACTTGAAAGGAATTGAGATATTTGGGAGAAAcag TTGTGATGTTGCATTAAACATACTTCGGGGGCTTAAGACGTGCCTAGAGATTTACAATTACATGCGCGAACAAGATCAATGTACTATGTCATTAGACCTTAACAAAACTACACAAAGACACAATCAG GTTACCAAAAAAGTATCTCGAAAAAGTAGTAGGTCGGTCCGCAAAAAATCGAGACTCCGAAAATATGCTCGTTATCCGCCTGctttaaagaaaacaactagTGGAGAAGCTAAGTTTTATAAGCACTACACACCATGCACTTGCAAGTCAAAATGTGGACAGCAATGCCCTTGTTTAACTCACGAAAATTGCTGCGAGAAATATTGCGG GTGCTCAAAGGATTGCAACAATCGCTTTGGAGGATGTAATTGTGCAATTGGCCAATGCACAAATCGACAATGTCCTTGTTTTGCTGCTAATCGTGAATGCGATCCAGATCTTTGTCGGAGTTGTCCTCTTAG cTGTGGAGATGGCACTCTTGGTGAGACACCAGTGCAAATCCAATGCAAGAACATGCAATTCCTCCTTCAAACCAATAAAAAG ATTCTCATTGGAAAGTCTGATGTTCATGGATGGGGTGCATTTACATGGGTAAGCAATCATGTAAATATAAGAATAAGTTTAATAGTTATTGGT
- a CDS encoding uncharacterized protein (unknown protein; BEST Arabidopsis thaliana protein match is: unknown protein (TAIR:AT1G02575.1); Has 108 Blast hits to 55 proteins in 6 species: Archae - 0; Bacteria - 0; Metazoa - 0; Fungi - 0; Plants - 108; Viruses - 0; Other Eukaryotes - 0 (source: NCBI BLink).), which yields MEHEETQKKTGISWSLVRPFQMISISLLSLLVPLSFLFLSRLSVSSSSAPVTVSGVFSLLHQADVGILYTILSLIIVSTLIHILSGKPECSVLHSHLYICWIVLFIVQACVAFGIEGTMSTTISIDTDKSFSLAAQERWVLVRVMFFLGLHEVMLMWFRVVVKPVIDDTVFGVYVEEERWSERAVVAVTFGLMWWWRLRDEVESLVVVAEVKRNLQIRLEGLDFVNWWMYYICVGIGLVKIFKGFLYFVNMLILTINRSRKCCESCLVDDMCNIDDHV from the coding sequence ATGGAACATGAAGAAACACAGAAGAAGACAGGAATCAGCTGGTCACTGGTTCGACCATTTCAAATGATCTCCATTAGCCTTCTTAGTCTTCTTGtccctctctctttcctcttcctttCACGTCTCTCCGTTTCCTCCTCCTCAGCTCCAGTCACCGTCTCCGGAGTATTCTCCCTTCTTCATCAGGCCGATGTCGGAATCTTATACACAATCTTGTCCCTCATCATCGTCTCCACTTTAATCCACATTCTCTCCGGGAAACCAGAGTGCTCTGTTCTGCATTCCCATCTATACATTTGCTGGATCGTTCTCTTCATCGTTCAAGCTTGTGTCGCCTTCGGAATCGAAGGAACCATGAGCACGACCATTTCTATCGATACAGACAAAAGCTTTTCTCTTGCTGCTCAAGAAAGGTGGGTTTTGGTTAGGGTTATGTTCTTTTTGGGCCTACACGAAGTGATGCTAATGTGGTTCAGAGTCGTGGTTAAGCCGGTGATTGACGACACTGTGTTTGGGGTTTACGTGGAGGAGGAGAGATGGTCGGAGAGAGCTGTCGTGGCGGTGACTTTTGGTCTAATGTGGTGGTGGAGGCTAAGAGATGAGGTAGAAAGTTTGGTGGTGGTTGCAGAGGTTAAACGTAACCTTCAGATACGTTTGGAGGGTCTCGATTTTGTGAACTGGTGGATGTATTACATCTGTGTTGGAATTGGCTTGGTGAAGATCTTCAAGggttttttgtattttgtgaATATGTTAATTTTGACCATTAATAGGTCGAGAAAATGCTGTGAATCGTGTCTTGTTGATGATATGTGTAATATTGATGATCATGTGTAA
- a CDS encoding uncharacterized protein (unknown protein; BEST Arabidopsis thaliana protein match is: unknown protein (TAIR:AT1G02570.1).) produces the protein MEHEETQKNTRNSWSLIRPFQMISISFLSLLLPLSFLFLSRLSLYTSSTPVTVSGVSSVIHQADVGVLYTILFLIIVFTLIHSLSGKPECSVLHSHLYICWIVLFIAQACAFGIKRTMSTTMSINPDKNLFLATHERWMLVRVLFFLGLHEVMLMWFRVVVKPVVDNTIYGVYVEERWSERAVVAVTFGIMWWWRLRDEVESLVVVVTADRLNLPIRLEGLNFVNWCMYYICVGIGLMKIFKGFLDFVNTLTLSIKRSRKGCESCVFDDMCNDDHV, from the coding sequence ATGGAACAtgaagaaacacaaaagaacACAAGAAACAGCTGGTCCCTGATTCGACCATTTCAAATGATCTCCATTAGCTTTCTTAGCCTCCTCCTCCCTCTatctttcctctttctttcacgtctctctctctatacCTCCTCAACTCCGGTCACCGTCTCCGGCGTTTCCTCTGTTATTCACCAGGCAGATGTCGGAGTCTTATACACGATCTTGTTTCTCATCATCGTCTTCACTTTAATCCACAGTCTCTCAGGAAAACCAGAATGCTCTGTTCTCCATTCCCATCTCTACATCTGCTGGATCGTTCTCTTCATCGCCCAAGCTTGTGCCTTTGGGATCAAAAGAACCATGAGCACGACCATGTCTATAAATCCAGACAAAAACTTGTTTCTTGCGACACATGAAAGATGGATGttggttagggttttgttctttttggggCTACACGAAGTGATGCTGATGTGGTTTAGAGTCGTGGTTAAGCCTGTGGTTGACAACACTATATATGGGGTCTACGTGGAGGAGAGGTGGTCCGAGAGAGCCGTTGTGGCAGTGACCTTTGGTATAATGTGGTGGTGGAGGCTAAGAGATGAGGTAGAAAGTCTTGTGGTGGTGGTTACGGCGGATAGACTTAACCTCCCCATTCGTTTGGAGGGTCTCAATTTTGTGAACTGGTGTATGTATTACATCTGTGTTGGAATTGGTTTAATGAAGATCTTCAAagggtttttggattttgtgaaTACGTTGACTTTGAGCATTAAGAGGTCGAGAAAAGGCTGTGAATCATGTGTTTTTGATGATATGTGTAATGATGATCATGTGTAA